The genomic interval AAGGTTATTGCTCTCAAATTCTGGATTGGATATTTCGGTTGTTCTAAATTTTGACATCATTTCTAAAATTAAAAAGTAATTACACCTTTTGCATTTTTTCCAGCCAACATATCGTCTAAGGCTTGTTGCAATTCTTCCAGAGGATACGTTTTAGTAATCATCTCGTCTAATTTGATTTCTCCTTTTCGATAATGTTCGATAATTTTAGGGAAATCTTTTTGCGGATTGCATTTTCCGTACAACGGATTGATGTATTTTTTATCCCATTCGAATAAGGCCATATCAATCAAAACCTCTTGTTCGATTCCGCTAACTTGAACAGCAGTGCCAGCATTTCGAACCATTGCCAACGGTGCAGCGCCCAAAGCTGGAATTGCAGTACACTCAAAAGCGTAATCGGCACCACGACCAGCTGTCATTTCTTTTACCTTTTGAGCCGCTTGTAACAGTCCTTTGTCATTCTTATCGGCCAAAATGGTATGAGTCGCACCAAATTCAACCGCCATATTCAATCGCTCTTGATTGATATCAATCGCAATGATTTTACAAGCTTTCGACACTTTTAATCCTTGAATTACATTCAAACCAACTCCTCCTGTTCCAAGCACAACAGCTGATGAATTTTCGGTAACCTGAGCCGTATTTACAGCAGATCCAAAACCCGTCATAACGCCACAACTTACGATACTTGCTGCCGAAAAAGACATGTTTTGAATTGGATTTTTAACTACTGCCGATTCTTTTACCAGAGTATATTCAGCAAGCGTTCCTATATTAAAGGAGCGAATGATTGGCACTCCATTCAGAGTTGTTCCTTCCAAATGGGCATGTCCGGGGGTGTACCCATTTCCTCCTGCTACTACAGGCGAATTATTTTCGCAAATGTGTTCATTCTCA from Flavobacterium sp. YJ01 carries:
- a CDS encoding Zn-dependent alcohol dehydrogenase, producing MSINCKAAIAKGDGTFSIETITVNDPQGDEVIVAIKAAGLCHTDYDSLNWGKPIVMGHEGAGIVTAVGTNVKSVQVGDAVILNWATPCGKCFQCEHENEHICENNSPVVAGGNGYTPGHAHLEGTTLNGVPIIRSFNIGTLAEYTLVKESAVVKNPIQNMSFSAASIVSCGVMTGFGSAVNTAQVTENSSAVVLGTGGVGLNVIQGLKVSKACKIIAIDINQERLNMAVEFGATHTILADKNDKGLLQAAQKVKEMTAGRGADYAFECTAIPALGAAPLAMVRNAGTAVQVSGIEQEVLIDMALFEWDKKYINPLYGKCNPQKDFPKIIEHYRKGEIKLDEMITKTYPLEELQQALDDMLAGKNAKGVITF